The Streptomyces sp. B3I8 nucleotide sequence GCCACCAACGAACACCTCGCGAGCGTCAGCAATACGCTCATCTACTCCTCGATGGCCGTCTACACCCTGGCCTTCTTCGCCTACATCGCCGAATGGCTGTTCGGCAGCCGCAGCAAGGTGGCCCGCACGGCCAACGCGCTGACCGCGGACGGAGCCGGGGCGGCAGGCGCACAGGGCCCGGCGGTCACCGTCCGGTCGGCGGGCGGCACCGCCGTCCTGGACCGCCCGCAGGTCGTGGTCCGCGCCGCGGCCGGTTCCCGCGACGTGCCGGACGGGCCCGGCGCCCACGGCGGCGACGAGCAGGGCGACATGTACGGCAGGATCGCCGTCTCGCTCACCGTGCTCTCGTTCCTCATCGAGTTCAGCGGCGTTCTCACCCGCGCCCTGTCGGTGCGACGGGCGCCGTGGGGCAACATGTACGAGTTCAACATCACGTTCTCCACGGTCGCGGTCGCCGTCTTCCTGCTCCTGCTCCTGCTGCGCAAGAACGTCCGCTGGCTCGGCCTGCCGCTGATCACCACGGTCCTGCTCGACCTGGGGCTCGCGGTCACCGTGCTCTACACGGCGAGCGACCAGCTCGTCCCCGCGCTGCACTCGTACTGGCTCTACATCCACGTCTCCACCGCGATC carries:
- the ccsB gene encoding c-type cytochrome biogenesis protein CcsB; protein product: MNSLAATNEHLASVSNTLIYSSMAVYTLAFFAYIAEWLFGSRSKVARTANALTADGAGAAGAQGPAVTVRSAGGTAVLDRPQVVVRAAAGSRDVPDGPGAHGGDEQGDMYGRIAVSLTVLSFLIEFSGVLTRALSVRRAPWGNMYEFNITFSTVAVAVFLLLLLLRKNVRWLGLPLITTVLLDLGLAVTVLYTASDQLVPALHSYWLYIHVSTAIFCGAVFYVGAVGTILYLFKDSYENKLANGGTPGRFATSVLERLPASASLDKFAYRINAAVFPLWTFTIIAGAIWAGDAWGRYWNWDPKETWSFITWVAYACYLHARATAGWKGRKAAYIALIAFGCWLFNYYGVNIFVSGKHSYAGV